Below is a window of Candidatus Nitrosotenuis uzonensis DNA.
ATTAACTAATTTTTTTATTTTACTCGTAATCGGCTGCCTAGAAATCATCAGAATTTGACCGTTTTGTAGTCTACACAATACCAACAGATCGTATTTGTCGCACAAATCCCAATAATTCCATACTTGCCAGTAATTCCCCTACTATTCTATACCATCACAAACCAGTTGTATAATGATATTTTCAGCATCAATTCCTGTATCATGTTGCGCCTTTTCTTGGATCAAACCTCCTCTCCGAACATTCTCTTGATGCTGGAGAACAGCAATTCTACAATCCATCTGGAACCATAGCTTACGCTAGATGCCCATTTGGAATAATCTGACTTTGCCAGTACGGCAATCTTTGGTGCATAGCACCCCTTTACGTTTGGTATGGCATTTTTTGAGCCGAATCGCAGGCGTGATATTTTTCTCATCAAGATACGAGAATATCTCTTTTGAATCAAATGCACCGTCTCCTAGCAATTTTGTAATGGTGCCAAATCTTGCATATTCTCTTACTATTCCTTTGAGATGCTTTGAGTCATGGGAATGCTCATCTGTTATTTTTACGGCAAGGACCTGCTTTGTGGATACATCAACGCCTACATGTATCTTGAGGAATCCCTTTCTTTTCTTTTGCCATTTTTGTGTCAGCCAGTCACCCCTGTTTGTCAGTTTGATTCCGGTGGAATCTACTACCAACTCGATTTTGCCTGCAGGGCGCCTGTTCAGATGGATTTTGAGTTTGTTGATTCTTTTGTGGATGACTGTGTGGTCAGGCACTGTCGGTATTGTATGGTATGTCCTGATCAGACCCTCTGTCTGGCGATATGATACTCCGAAATAAACCCGGACATACCCAAGCATTTTCATAAGGGAATCAGGGTAGAGTAATTTTCTGCCCCTTTTGTTGCTGTTCATTACCGCAATTCTTTATTCCATGATTTGATGATGTATTTTGAGATGAGAATCTCACCTCTCCTGACTAGTTTCTCATTGTATTCATTCCAGTGATACATGTGACCGGTCAGGAGATCACTGATCCAAAGCTATTTTGGTGGAATCAATTAGATCGGTGTGTCAGGATTTTGTTGAATTGTGCGACAAAGCACAACAGATCAAGATCAGTGAGGGTATAATGACATCCCATGAAAAACAAATATCAGCGCATCATTGCAGTGATGCGCCAGATCCTAAGAAAGATGAGGGTTCCTCTTTATTTGAATCCAAGATCGAACCACATCTTTACTGTACATCAGCATATCCTCATGCTTGTACTAAGGCAGTACGAGTCAAAAAGCCACGAGTCATTTGTTGAATGGTTGAAAATATCTACTGGAATAAACACTTGCTTGGTCTGAATACAATTCCACATTATACCACACTGCAAAAGGCAGCTTCCAAGTTGAGCGACATTTTACTGCATGTGGCAATAGGCAGGTTCATCAGAATCATATAGCCTGGAATGATATTTGCAGGAGCAGACGCAACAGGATTTGAGGACAGGCACTGTACGCTATACTACACATGGAGGGCTCAGATTAGACGTTCATACACAAAACTGTCTGCCAGTTCTGATATGAAGACACAGCTGGTCTGCGCTGTTGTAATTCAACACCATCCGATATCTCACGACGTCAGACATTTTCCCCAGATGCTGGAATGGATGGTAACTGTTACGACGCCGTGGATATTTGTTCTGAACATGGGATATGATGCAGAATGGGTTCACCAGATGATACGACAGCATCATATACTGTCAATTATTCCCGTTAGGAAACGGGAAGATTGTCCTATTTATCGCATCCGTGGACGATACAGAAAACAGATGAGACGTAGTTTTGATTGCATCACATACCCATCTATGTAAAAGTCTGTCTGTGTCAGCCATACTGTCTTCTCTTTACTGCCTATCTTACTGCGCTCTGCATCCTCTTAAGTTTTGCATCATAGAGATTCTGCTTTCTCTCGTTGTATAGCGTCCTGTTTGTAAGCATGTGCCATATGATGATAATCATCTTATTTGCAACATGTGTAATTGCAATACTGTGTCTATATCTTCTTACTACTCTTTGATAGAATTGTTTCATCCTCTCATCAGTCCTTGCCGATGTTTGTGCTGCTTGGGTTAGTATCCAGTTTACCTTTTTGTTTCCCTGCTTCATTCTTCCCATGTATAGCGAGCTTCCTGACTGGTGTACTGATGGGCACAAACCTGCCCATGAAACCAGTCTTGACGGTGTATCAAATCTGTGTATGTCACCAATCTCGGATGCAATCACCATTGCAGAAAAGTAATCAATGCCGGTCATGCTCATCAAAATCCTGACTGATTCGTTTTGTGCTGCCTGGCAAGCTATTCTTTGTCCGATCATACTGATTTCTGAATTGAGTAATTCCATCAGCCTTGTATGCTGCTACAATGTCAGATGGTCGCTTCCTGCAAGTTTCAGATTTGTTAAATGCTGCATTCCGCTCACACCAAATATGTTGTCATGCTCAAATTTGATATCGCATTTGTCAAGAAGAGAATGTATCCTGTTCTTGATTCTGGTCCTATCACGTACAAGATCCGTCCTCGCTCTCAACAGCGTCCTACTCTCTCGGACATCGTGGGGAGCAATGTAGCATTCTGCCACAAGATCTGCTCTTAGCAGATGTGCAAGTGTTCTTGCATCAAGTGTGTCTGTCTTTATTCTTGCTTCTGCAATTGCCTTTGTCTTCATTGGATTGGCAAGTTTGATCCTTACAGCCAACCACATTGAAATGGAGGTGACAAAATGAAGCATATAGCAATTGACATCGGAAAAAGGAAATGCGTAGTATGCATTATGGATTATGATGGTACAATACTTGAAGAAACAACATACCCAAACACGCTTGCAGATGCAGAGTCGTTTGCATGTACCATGGTGAAAAAGTACGGCACGTGCATAGCTGTATGCGAATCAACTGGCAACCTTTGGCTCAAGACGTATGATGCATTTGAGAAGAACGGAATTAACATGCATCCATCTATTAGAGCTCGAAGCTCACTTTGATAGCAGCTCGGATTTGCCCCATTCAGAGAAAAGATCTCTTTGGATCATGGTGTTAAAGTGGTCAGCTAACCACAGACAATTAGTGTAGGACTTTTACATATCTTCAGAGAAGCAAGTGTGAGACTGGGTTTTCCTAATGAAGAGGAGATTTGGCTCCGAGGTCTTGTCATACAATGATGTCATGAAGGAAAAAGAATTACTGTACCGCGTATTGGCTTACAACTGTCATATAATGTGTATGATTTCGTGTTTATTGTGGATGTTTTCTAGGCAGCCTCGTAATCAAGAAACATTTTTTTATCATGCCAAATCAAGTTTCATAATTGAGAATTGCTATTCTAGGTTCCCAAGGATTTGTTGGTAA
It encodes the following:
- a CDS encoding IS5 family transposase; protein product: MNSNKRGRKLLYPDSLMKMLGYVRVYFGVSYRQTEGLIRTYHTIPTVPDHTVIHKRINKLKIHLNRRPAGKIELVVDSTGIKLTNRGDWLTQKWQKKRKGFLKIHVGVDVSTKQVLAVKITDEHSHDSKHLKGIVREYARFGTITKLLGDGAFDSKEIFSYLDEKNITPAIRLKKCHTKRKGVLCTKDCRTGKVRLFQMGI
- a CDS encoding transposase: MIGQRIACQAAQNESVRILMSMTGIDYFSAMVIASEIGDIHRFDTPSRLVSWAGLCPSVHQSGSSLYMGRMKQGNKKVNWILTQAAQTSARTDERMKQFYQRVVRRYRHSIAITHVANKMIIIIWHMLTNRTLYNERKQNLYDAKLKRMQSAVR
- a CDS encoding IS110 family transposase; amino-acid sequence: MAVRIKLANPMKTKAIAEARIKTDTLDARTLAHLLRADLVAECYIAPHDVRESRTLLRARTDLVRDRTRIKNRIHSLLDKCDIKFEHDNIFGVSGMQHLTNLKLAGSDHLTL
- a CDS encoding IS110 family transposase produces the protein MKHIAIDIGKRKCVVCIMDYDGTILEETTYPNTLADAESFACTMVKKYGTCIAVCESTGNLWLKTYDAFEKNGINMHPSIRARSSL